A stretch of the bacterium genome encodes the following:
- a CDS encoding diguanylate cyclase, with protein MKKKILLIEDSQLQLKSLELTLSKLGHEILTAKNAIDGIEIAYQTFPDLIISDIIMPEINGYQLCRLLKNDDLLKRIPIILLTQLNEKLDNFWGIKAGADSFIVKSENPEDFLNNVRNFLENASTISQEERQQFIEEKKLENKNIQTRINNLLDQSLIESTIINEFRNLSEFIYATKILSNEIFSLIFSLIDFNAAAIFFNERDDKKKKTINVSLQGIVLDDKDFKDFKQAFFLSCFGEDYYQEESLYDYEIVDNHTKTPELVEGLSVLKSKIIIPITYANKVIGGIALYHKRNARFDCSRVLEIILQELKILMRIKWLYSETKYLAITDGLTGLYNRRYFQQMLDKEFARSKRYKNPLSLAFFDIDHFKSINDTYGHQFGDKVIAEISKIIRNSLRKTDYVARYGGEELVLILPETPIGQTMIPIERIRIKIQEHGFTCGEKPVQVTVSCGLASIEPDVSTYEDLILRADKALYQSKKNGRNQTTIYQD; from the coding sequence ATGAAAAAGAAAATTCTATTAATAGAAGATAGCCAACTACAATTAAAGAGCCTTGAATTAACTCTTTCTAAGCTCGGGCATGAAATATTAACAGCTAAAAATGCAATAGACGGAATAGAAATTGCTTATCAGACGTTTCCTGATTTGATTATTTCGGATATTATTATGCCTGAAATTAATGGTTATCAGCTTTGCAGACTTTTAAAAAATGACGACCTGTTAAAAAGAATTCCAATAATTTTACTTACCCAGCTCAATGAAAAATTGGATAATTTCTGGGGAATAAAAGCAGGAGCCGACAGTTTTATAGTAAAGAGCGAAAATCCCGAAGATTTCCTGAATAATGTGAGAAATTTTCTTGAAAATGCTTCAACTATTTCGCAGGAAGAACGCCAACAATTTATTGAAGAAAAAAAGCTGGAAAATAAAAATATTCAGACAAGAATAAATAATCTTCTTGACCAATCTCTTATTGAATCTACCATTATAAACGAGTTTCGAAATCTTTCTGAATTTATTTATGCCACCAAAATCCTTTCAAATGAAATTTTTTCTCTTATATTTTCATTGATTGATTTTAATGCAGCAGCCATTTTTTTTAATGAAAGAGACGACAAGAAAAAGAAAACAATTAATGTGAGTCTTCAGGGGATTGTCCTTGATGATAAAGATTTCAAAGACTTTAAACAGGCTTTTTTTCTATCATGTTTTGGAGAGGACTATTATCAGGAAGAAAGTCTTTATGATTATGAAATAGTTGATAATCATACTAAAACACCTGAACTGGTGGAAGGTTTAAGTGTTTTAAAGTCTAAAATAATTATTCCAATAACTTATGCGAATAAAGTTATTGGTGGTATTGCTTTGTATCATAAAAGAAATGCCAGATTTGATTGTTCAAGAGTACTGGAAATAATTCTTCAGGAATTAAAAATATTGATGAGAATTAAATGGCTTTATTCGGAAACAAAATATCTGGCTATAACTGATGGCTTGACAGGACTCTATAATAGAAGATACTTCCAGCAAATGCTTGACAAGGAATTTGCAAGAAGTAAAAGATACAAAAATCCTCTCAGCTTAGCTTTTTTTGACATAGATCACTTTAAAAGCATTAATGATACTTATGGACACCAGTTTGGTGATAAAGTTATTGCAGAAATTTCAAAAATTATAAGAAATTCATTAAGAAAAACCGATTATGTAGCGAGATATGGAGGAGAAGAACTAGTTCTTATTCTTCCGGAAACGCCAATTGGTCAAACAATGATTCCTATTGAAAGAATAAGAATTAAAATACAAGAACATGGCTTTACTTGCGGAGAAAAACCTGTTCAGGTTACCGTAAGCTGTGGACTGGCATCAATAGAACCAGATGTAAGTACTTATGAGGATTTGATTTTAAGAGCTGATAAAGCACTATATCAATCTAAAAAAAATGGTAGAAACCAAACCACAATATATCAAGATTAA
- a CDS encoding methyl-accepting chemotaxis protein — protein sequence MFEKLNLKEKIKLKSLLSQSSILIIASIALIALYKVQINNESALNWGIALLIVTVILILFIEIIQKTIKDSLTNPIYSALFHTGIVSNEIKKETNQQENFVNKHLQLLKTTDLVLAKLKKSSQKTKESAIKVADKSQESLDLSVKEQKAVKSNIEKMNTLKQKIEIIAELILELSEHTQQIGSIVGVVEDITEQTNMLALNAAVEAARAGEHGKGFAVVASEIRKLADESKQATTKITSLIYDIQQATNSTVMATEEGTKEIESGVDLAHQIAQNIDLLRNTINETVHAVDNIVKDADQQIECTGDVYNSITQIDKGLLESEASIKQNLISISGLIEVSKTLKENVMGASDVNTNDSFKSREYPN from the coding sequence ATGTTTGAAAAATTAAATCTTAAAGAAAAAATTAAATTAAAATCTTTATTGAGCCAGAGCTCAATTTTGATAATAGCTTCTATAGCTCTAATAGCACTTTATAAAGTTCAAATTAATAATGAAAGCGCTCTTAACTGGGGAATAGCACTTCTTATTGTTACTGTTATCTTGATTTTATTTATAGAAATAATCCAAAAAACAATAAAAGACTCTCTGACAAACCCTATATACAGTGCTTTATTCCATACAGGGATTGTTTCAAATGAAATTAAAAAAGAAACAAACCAGCAAGAAAATTTTGTAAATAAACATCTACAGCTTTTAAAAACCACTGATCTTGTTTTAGCTAAATTGAAAAAATCTTCTCAAAAAACAAAAGAAAGTGCCATAAAAGTAGCTGATAAATCTCAAGAATCCCTTGATTTATCTGTAAAAGAGCAAAAAGCCGTTAAAAGTAATATTGAAAAAATGAACACTCTTAAACAAAAAATTGAAATTATTGCAGAACTAATTCTTGAATTAAGCGAACATACTCAACAAATAGGAAGCATCGTAGGCGTTGTAGAAGATATTACGGAGCAAACAAATATGCTTGCTCTCAATGCGGCTGTTGAAGCAGCTAGAGCCGGAGAACACGGAAAAGGTTTTGCGGTAGTTGCAAGCGAAATCAGAAAACTCGCAGATGAAAGCAAACAAGCAACTACTAAAATTACTTCACTTATTTATGATATCCAACAGGCGACAAATTCTACTGTTATGGCAACTGAAGAAGGAACCAAAGAAATTGAATCCGGTGTGGATCTCGCCCATCAAATAGCGCAAAATATTGATTTATTAAGAAACACCATCAACGAAACTGTTCATGCTGTTGATAATATTGTTAAAGATGCAGATCAACAAATAGAATGCACCGGTGATGTCTACAATTCAATAACCCAAATTGACAAAGGGCTTCTTGAATCTGAAGCAAGTATAAAACAAAATCTTATATCCATCAGTGGACTTATAGAAGTATCAAAAACATTAAAAGAAAATGTTATGGGCGCTTCTGATGTCAATACAAATGACAGTTTTAAAAGCAGAGAATACCCGAATTAA
- a CDS encoding hybrid sensor histidine kinase/response regulator, whose product MDFLESEIEEILNIFREESDEQIQKLNKNLLKLEANPKDSTAISELFREAHSLKGASRMIGLNDIQNIAHKLEDVFGMAKENQLVVTSEIVDVLCKAVDCISSIVEESIKTRGQSSFDQVPDMIKLLETIINQESSETSVQNNISFKENFYSNKPPSLHESLPMKKPAYVDIKKLGKENKTLIIQIKVNIEKIKVFSSSSDAIEELLHFIIRLDSVIKTINNPRINGIIEEIKIKLEAALKGRGILNSDEVLEIEENFETFSSLFERLTTGLENNESYTQTESKSTDIIDGNLQIKQESKKEEDNTFILDGSIDEELKTDILNASSKNQSLNEDLKFIKKNIAVFSVHSQENLLKFDEVINKLNNFINKIENENIRNIIEKITELLTYSKEKNIPINNDVIEIIKESFETSILMDNSPFETEENPVLMLQRISVLLQMIKLSAPSNQLSATEEESNEETSSYEAISNRANSISQKLSTANTGTEILSKNTLMAENDNSSYEIKPGDSNTIKTLRVDTKKLDQLVNQVGELIIAKIKAKEHLSELAKMIQSVEEWHREWNKTKQYFKHQDKLHYRSADLPAGSSVYSQNKNLHVFFEENSSKLTGLTNKMNYLYKIIQEDDTRLDLIVNELEERIKSVRVLPLATIFHMFPRMVRDISREKNKNIEFVISGSETSVDKKIIEEIKSPLIHLIRNSIDHGIEDSETRIKNGKNPVGKIFLAAYHLENSVLIEIIDDGHGINIEAIKRKVLQKQLLSQEELDSMTEEQIMNIIFWSGFSTGETITDISGRGIGLDIVYTKISQLNGKVKIKSTLGEGCRVSIQLPVTMATIKSFLVEINHQKFAIPTSTIKTTLLISPESIFYKEGKQTIIVENTTVPICNLSDALDLPESRKKNKKLVVIVVQSEDIQVGFIVDKLIGDQEILHKNLSPPLLRVRNIAGVTTLGSGELCLILNIGDLVKSAYSTFGMVEKRLVTEKVPLSNDSSEKHILVVDDSLTTRILERNILKAAGYNVTVAVNGLEALTKITSEDFDLVVTDVEMPEINGFELTERLRSQEKFNKIPIILVTSLASEIDKRKGLNFGANAYLTKGNFNQDELLVTIRQLLS is encoded by the coding sequence ATGGACTTCCTCGAAAGCGAAATCGAAGAAATTCTGAATATATTCAGAGAAGAAAGCGATGAGCAAATTCAAAAACTTAATAAAAATCTTTTAAAACTTGAAGCTAACCCAAAAGACAGTACGGCAATTTCTGAACTTTTTAGAGAAGCTCATTCGTTAAAAGGCGCATCAAGGATGATCGGATTAAACGATATCCAAAATATAGCTCATAAACTTGAAGATGTTTTTGGGATGGCAAAAGAAAACCAACTTGTTGTAACTTCGGAAATAGTTGATGTTCTTTGCAAAGCGGTAGATTGTATAAGCTCAATAGTTGAAGAATCAATCAAAACAAGGGGTCAATCATCATTTGATCAAGTTCCGGATATGATAAAACTGCTTGAAACTATAATAAATCAAGAATCTTCTGAAACATCTGTCCAAAATAATATTTCTTTCAAAGAAAATTTCTATTCAAACAAACCTCCTTCCCTTCATGAATCTTTACCCATGAAAAAACCTGCTTATGTTGATATTAAAAAATTGGGAAAAGAAAACAAAACTCTTATAATTCAAATAAAAGTTAATATAGAAAAAATTAAAGTGTTTTCTTCAAGCTCTGACGCTATAGAAGAACTGCTTCATTTTATTATACGTCTTGATTCAGTAATAAAAACAATTAATAACCCGAGAATAAACGGAATCATTGAAGAAATAAAAATTAAACTTGAAGCAGCACTTAAAGGTAGAGGTATTTTAAATTCTGATGAAGTTTTGGAAATTGAAGAAAATTTTGAAACATTTTCTTCTTTGTTTGAAAGATTGACTACAGGCCTTGAAAATAATGAATCTTACACTCAGACTGAATCAAAAAGCACTGATATTATTGACGGTAATTTGCAAATAAAACAAGAATCCAAAAAAGAAGAAGATAATACTTTTATTTTAGATGGAAGTATTGATGAAGAGTTAAAAACTGATATTTTAAATGCAAGCTCTAAAAATCAATCTCTGAATGAAGATCTAAAATTCATAAAAAAGAATATAGCTGTTTTTTCTGTTCATTCACAAGAAAATTTATTGAAATTTGACGAAGTAATTAATAAATTAAACAATTTTATAAACAAAATCGAAAATGAAAACATAAGAAATATCATTGAGAAAATTACAGAATTACTTACTTATTCAAAAGAAAAAAATATTCCGATAAATAATGATGTTATTGAAATAATAAAAGAAAGTTTTGAAACATCAATTTTAATGGATAATTCTCCTTTTGAAACAGAGGAAAATCCTGTTTTGATGCTTCAACGGATATCTGTTCTTCTCCAAATGATTAAATTATCAGCCCCTTCAAATCAACTGTCTGCTACCGAAGAAGAATCAAACGAAGAAACTTCATCTTACGAAGCAATCTCAAACAGAGCTAACTCTATTTCACAAAAATTATCTACTGCAAACACAGGTACGGAAATTTTATCTAAAAATACGCTCATGGCAGAAAATGATAACTCTTCCTACGAAATAAAGCCCGGAGACAGTAATACCATAAAAACTCTCAGGGTCGACACAAAAAAACTTGACCAGCTTGTAAATCAGGTTGGAGAATTAATTATTGCTAAAATTAAAGCAAAAGAACATTTATCCGAATTGGCTAAGATGATTCAATCCGTTGAAGAATGGCACAGGGAATGGAACAAAACAAAACAATATTTCAAGCATCAAGATAAACTTCATTATAGATCTGCTGACTTGCCTGCAGGGTCATCCGTTTATTCCCAAAATAAAAATCTTCACGTATTTTTTGAGGAAAATTCTTCTAAACTTACCGGTTTAACGAATAAAATGAACTACCTTTATAAAATTATTCAGGAAGATGATACAAGACTTGATTTAATAGTAAATGAACTTGAAGAAAGAATAAAAAGCGTAAGGGTTTTGCCTCTTGCAACAATTTTTCATATGTTTCCCAGAATGGTTAGGGATATATCCCGAGAAAAAAATAAAAATATCGAGTTTGTAATTTCCGGCAGTGAAACAAGTGTTGATAAAAAAATAATTGAGGAAATTAAATCCCCACTAATTCATTTAATACGAAATTCTATAGACCATGGAATAGAAGACTCTGAAACAAGGATTAAAAATGGGAAAAATCCGGTCGGAAAGATTTTTCTTGCAGCTTATCACCTTGAAAATAGCGTTCTGATTGAAATAATTGACGATGGGCATGGCATTAATATCGAAGCAATTAAAAGAAAAGTTCTTCAAAAACAGTTGCTATCTCAAGAAGAATTAGATTCTATGACAGAAGAACAAATTATGAACATAATCTTCTGGTCTGGATTTTCAACAGGAGAAACGATTACAGACATTTCGGGACGAGGAATCGGTCTTGACATAGTTTATACAAAAATTTCCCAGCTTAACGGAAAAGTTAAAATAAAATCAACTTTAGGAGAAGGCTGCAGAGTTTCAATACAACTTCCTGTTACAATGGCGACCATCAAGTCTTTCCTCGTTGAAATTAATCATCAAAAATTTGCCATTCCGACAAGTACTATCAAAACAACCCTTCTTATTTCTCCTGAAAGTATTTTTTACAAAGAAGGAAAGCAAACAATTATTGTTGAAAATACAACAGTGCCGATTTGTAACCTTTCTGATGCACTTGATTTGCCTGAAAGCAGGAAAAAAAATAAGAAGCTTGTAGTAATTGTAGTCCAGTCAGAAGATATTCAAGTTGGGTTTATAGTAGACAAACTTATAGGCGATCAGGAAATTCTCCACAAAAACCTTTCTCCTCCTTTATTAAGAGTAAGAAATATTGCAGGAGTTACAACATTAGGTTCCGGTGAGCTTTGTCTTATTTTAAATATCGGAGATCTTGTAAAATCTGCTTATTCAACATTCGGAATGGTAGAAAAAAGATTAGTTACCGAAAAAGTCCCTTTATCTAATGATTCAAGCGAAAAACATATACTTGTTGTTGATGATTCTTTAACTACAAGAATCCTTGAAAGGAATATTCTTAAAGCAGCCGGCTATAATGTAACCGTAGCTGTTAACGGTCTTGAAGCCCTCACGAAAATAACCTCTGAAGATTTTGACCTCGTCGTGACAGACGTTGAAATGCCTGAAATAAACGGCTTTGAACTTACAGAACGATTAAGATCGCAGGAAAAATTCAATAAAATACCTATAATCCTTGTAACCTCTCTTGCTTCGGAAATTGATAAAAGAAAAGGCTTAAACTTTGGGGCAAATGCTTACCTTACCAAAGGGAATTTCAATCAAGATGAACTGCTTGTAACAATCAGGCAATTATTATCCTAA